GGAGCtggtccctcctccctcctctgggctcctggTTTTCCTATAGAGGTGGGCACACCCTGTGGGGAGGGGTCACTCAGGTGCCTCCCCCTGCCAGGCTGAGCCTGTACCCACTCTGTCCCCAGCTGGCGTTCTCCGGGGTAGTTGGCGTTGTGTCTTGGAAGCGGCCATTCACTCTAGTGGTAGGTGTTTAGGGTCTGGTGCCCACCGGGAGGCAGGTGCCCAGCACCCGAGGGGAGGCCCACAGACGCCTGGGAGAAGCGAACTGGTTGTGCAGTTTGTGCCTGCCAGGCATGAATGTCTGTGAAGGAGGGGCCCACCCGTGGTAGAGGATACCCACCCGTGGTAGAGGGTGCCCACCCGTGGTAGAGGGCACCTCTGAGGGCCCCAGCCCTGAGTGTGCACCTGATTCCCCCAGgtctccttcttctccttgctTTCGGTGCTCTGTGTCATGCTCAGCATGGCTGGCTCTGTTCTCTCCTGTAAGAACGCTCAGCTGGCCCGAGACTTCCAAGACTGCTCCATGGTGAGACTGAGAAGGGAGAGTCAGAAAGAACTGGTTGGGGGAGGTGTGCAGGACCCCTGGGTTTGTCCTGACTCAGGCTGCctcaccctccccactcccactcagGAAGGAAAGGTCTGTGTGTGCTGCCCCTCCATTCCCCTGCTTCGGCCCTGTCCAGAGTCGGGGCAGGAACTGAAAGTTGCCCCCAACTCCACCTGTGACGAAGCCCGAGGGGCCCTCAAGGTGAGCATGCGCGCCCCACCTCAGCCATTCCTTTCTCCCCCACCATCCTGGTTTTCACCTTTGCCTCACGGGCCCAGAACTCGGGGGATTTACCCTTCCCCGGGCCCCTCTCCCATCcgtcttcctctttcctctttcctccagaACCTGCTCTTCAGCGTCTGCGGGCTCACCGTCTGTGCCGCCATCATCTGTACCCTCTCAGCTATTGTCTGCTGCATCCAAATCTTCTCCCTGGACCTCGTGCACACGGTGAGGGGGAGCTGGGGTCAAAGCCAAGCAGGTAcgatgggggcaggggtgaatGTGCTGGGACCGGGCTCGAGGGGATGGGGGCTACGGCACCGGCTTCTGCGCACCGGAGGCTGCAGGCCATTTATCAGGCACGTCTAGCATCTAGCGTAGCGGTGTCGAGGGCGTCCAagggaggacgaggaggagaaGGACAGGGAGTGGGGAAGTATGTGACCCAACAGTGAGACCACAAGTTGGGCGGAGTCCAGAAGGAAGGTCCTAGGTGGGGATGAGGATAAAGGGTCAGTGTTGGAGCAGGAGCAGAGGACGGGTGGCAATTCTGGACAGAGATGGGGCCATAAAGCCAGGACTTTCTAGACGTTAGAGGAAGAGCTGGTgctggctgggggcggggccggagccCAGCTGCCTGAGGGGGCAGTGCCAGGACTCCTTGGAGGGGTGCAGGAGCCTAGGGGCCGTGTGCCCAGAAATCGGCCTTGCTGACCTGCTTGCTCCCCAGCAGCTGGCCCCAGAGCGCTCAGCCTCAGGCCCCTTGGGGTCTCTGGGCTGTACGTCCTCGCCGCCAGCCCCTCTGCTACACACCATGCTGGACTTGGAGGAATTTGTACCGCCGGTGCCCCCCCCACCTTACTACCCCCCGGAGTATACCTGCAGCTCGGAAACAGACGCCCAGAGGTGAGGCCTGGCAGAGTcctgcgggggggtgggggtgggggcaatgcAGCCACCTGCGTTGGCGGGGAGGGAGCTTTGTGGAGTAGGAGTGCTCTGCCaggctccttcctctgcctccccctcccagcaTCACCTACAATGGCTCCATGGACAGCCCGGTGCCCTTGTACCCTACTGATTGTCCCCCTTCTTATGAGGCCGTCATGGGGCTACGAGGAGACAGCCAGGTGAGAGCGGGTCTCGGTGTGGCctggggagctggggcagagccTGAAAAGCTCAGTGAGCCATTGTCCCTGGACACAGAAAACAGTAGTGCTCATGGTCTTTGTCACCCCAGCACGTCCAGGGTCATCTTTGATCTCTCCTTGGTAAGGTCGGGAGGGAGCAGGAAGtaccatttctattttaaagatgtggaaactgaggcccacataGCTGACGCGCACAAAGTGACAAAGCTGGACTGGAATCTGGGTGTCCAGAGCTCTGTCCCGCACACGGGGTGGCCAGATCCGCGTGTAGGGCTGGCCCCTCGACACTCGTGTTTTCCGCAGGCCACTCTGTTTGATCCACAGTTTCACGACGGCTCCTGCATCTGTGAGCGCGTGGCCTCCATCGTAGACGGTGAGCAGAAAGCGGGGAGGCGGGCACGGGCCGGGCGGCCTGGGACGGCCGAGCGAGCTGGGGCCGGCTGGGCGGCTCCGTGGAGCCCTGGACTCGAGCTGCCTCCTTGGAGGCGGAACCGTGGGCAGAGTGGCCCCTGATGGGCCGGTACCGCCCCGCGCCCCCTGCCGCCCACAGTGTCCATGGACAGCGGGTCTCTGGCGCTGTCCGCCATCGGTGACCTCCCCGGGGGCTCGAGCCCGTCGGAGGACTCGTGCCTGCTGGAGCTGCAGGGCTCCGTGCGCTCCGTCGACTACGTGCTCTTCCGCTCCATTCAGCGTAGCCGCGCCGGCTACTGCCTCAGCCTGGACTGCGGCCTGCGCGGCCCCTTCGAGGACAGCCCCCTGCCGCGGAGGCCCCCCAGGGCCGCCCGCTCCTACTCCTGCTCCGcccccgaggccccgccccctctgGGGGCCCCCACGGCCGCCCGCAGCTGCCACCGGCTGGAAGGCTGGCCTCCCTGGGTGGGACCCTGCTTCCCCGAGCTGAGGCGGCGGGTCCCACGGGGCGGCGGCCGGCCGGGGGCGGCAgcggccccccctccccgcgcccccacTCGCCGCTTCAGCGACAGCTCAGGTTCCCTCACCCCCCCGGGGCACCGGCCTCCGAATCCGGCTCCCCCGCCACCGCTGCTGCTGCCACGGTCCCACAGTGACCCGGGCATCACCACCTCCAGCGACACCGGTGAgcatccccccccgccccccacccagggtTCAGGAGCAGGCGGGCGGTCAGGGGAGTCTGGGGCCAGTGATCCCGCCAGGATCTGGGACACCGTTGAGGTGCCAGAGGCGGAAAAAAGGGTGAGTTCGCTCCTGCCCGGGGCACTTCTGGAGTGTTCGCTTCCTGAAAACGCACCATCATAACTGAGTGGCTGAAAGAGAGGATGTCTGAAACCCCATTCATCCCGTGACTGGGCCGGAGTTAGTTACCCCCCCAGGCCTcagctccctcccccctcccctagAGGTGTTGGGCAGCACGGCAGGTGCTCATCACTGCCCTCGGGGCTCTGGGAACTGAGGGGGGTGCGGCCACCTGCGAGACCACCTTAGTTCCTGTCCGGTGGGCAGGCTGCTGAGGACGGGGCTTGGGGGCTGGAGCTCTCCGCCCGAGGGCGGTGCGCTCAGTGGGTGTGTCCACTGGGCCCTTGCaccttctccatctcctccccAGCTGACTTCAGGGACCTTTATACCAAAGTGCTTGAGGAAGAAGCTGCTTCCGTTTCCTCTGCAGATACAGGTGAGGCTGTGGTTGGTGCCCGGGGAGTGCTGCCTGGCCCTATCTGCACCTCCCttcccatcttctctctctccttccctctctccctctctctctctccagggctCTGCTCTGAAGCCTGCCTCTTCCGTCTAGCCCGCTGCCCTTCTCCCAAGTTGCTACGTGCCCGCTCAGCCGAGAAACGGCGCCCTGTGCCCACCTTTCGAAAGGTCCCCCTGCCCTCGGGCCCTGCACCTGCCCACTCCCTGGGAGACCTGAAGAGCAGCTGGCCAGGCCGGGGCTTGGTCACTCGTTTCTTCCAGATGTCCAAGAAGGCCCCAGACCCCAGTGGCAATGGGGCCCATGGGCTTAAGCAGGTAGGAGTTAGGGGAGTCTGGGAAGATAACCCAGGAAAGCCTGGGGCTTCAGGCTGAACCACACTGATGGCctctcctgtgtccccctctaGGCGCCCCACAGCCCGTGGGGCCGGCCAGGCCGAGAGAGCCTCCACCTTCGAAGCTGTGGCGACCTGAGCTCTGGCTCTTCCCTGCGGCGCCTTCTGTCTGCTCGCAGGCTGGAGCGTGCCACCCGCCCCCACAGCCTCAGCCTCAACGGGGGCAGCCGGGAGACAGGGCTCTGACCTGGGCTTCTTGCCACTGTGAACAGATCCGGGTGAATGCTGGGGCCACAGGCACCAGCTGGTTGGGACCAACAACCCCCAGCACCCCACGCACTGGCTGACACAAAAAGAAACCCGCTGAACACCCCCAGAAGTATCCCTTTGCCTCCTACCTCCGGGGGCTCCTGCTGCTTGGCTCTGCCCCTCTGGACCAGGGGAGCTGCTGTCCTGTGCTGCATGGGCATTCAGGCTGTGGGGGAGAGGCCCCCGCTTACAGCATTGGAAGAGGAAGATAAAGTCTTATCCCCCAGCATGAAAGAGCTCTCTCTGATTTGACAGGGACACTATGGCCAGGGCAAAGGCATGGCCCAGTGCTTAAGCACAGGGGGCTGTGTGCCTGGGCAATGGGGTGGTAAGGCATGAAGAGTCCAAAAAATCTGGGTGACTCTCAGCTCTGCCACCtctagctgcatgaccttgggcgaGTTATTTAACCTCAATTGCCTGATCCATAAAACATTGTGAAGATGAATGTTTGTAAAGCTCTGAATACACTGAATAAGCCTTCAATAAATTTcaattttccccttctcttctggaTCATCTTGGTCACCGTTGAAATTTGTTCTGGCATCCTTCATAGTTAAGAAAATTGCCTCAAGACATTTATTTCCAGCTATCTGtgtttctcctccttttcatagcaaaatgttttctctcttcctgccctccacTTCTTGAACACTCCAGTCAggtcccatccccacccctccccaggcacTGCTCTCGAAAAAGTGTTCGGTAGCCAAAAAGGTATCAGACCCAGTGGCCATTCCCCTGCCTGCATGTCTCTTGACCCCTGAGAAACGTTTAACCCGGATAATTAGCATCTTTCCCCTTGAATTTTGCCCTTTGAAGACCTCATGCTCTCCCattttttccctctacccttttGGTTTCCTTTACCAGTTCCGACACCTCTGCTGAGCGGTTTAATGCTGGAGGACCCCAGGACTCTCCCCTTGACCCTCTTCAGTTTTCTGTCTGCAAGAGGCACTCCCAAAACCTGTGACTTTAAATAATCTACATGTCTACGGACAACTCTCCTTGGCTCCTCCACAAGCTCCAACCTCCAACTTGACATCTCTGCTTGGATGTGTAGGGGACCTTTCAGACTCAACGTGGCCACAGGTGAACCCTTACATCCCATCCCCAGCACCTGTTCCTCCACTGTTCCCATCTCGATCAACAGCACCACCGCTCAGCCGGCTGCACATTCCAGAAGCTTAGGAATCATTCTGATTTCATCTTTTCCCTCATCCAACACACCCAATCCTATCCTGAATTCACGCGTGTTTCACCACCTATCTAGTTCaagccacccccctccctcccagcctctggtCTCTTTCCACTCTTGCTAAAATCCATTCTCCGCTCGGCCAAATGATAAGAAATCACGTCACATCGAGTCCTGCCGAAGTCTGATGGCTTCCCGCTGTATTTACAATGGTCTCCAAACTCGCCAGCACACGATGGGGGCAGGCACAGCCCGTCTCGCTGCTCCGGAAAACTGCCTCCCACGAGCGCTCcgcccctccttcccctgcacACCTGTGCCCTGTGGCCGTGCCCCCCCTCACCTTACTGGGCATCCCTGCTGCGTCAGTGCCACGTTGTTCTGCGCACTTGCCACTACCCAGCATcagcttgcttttgtttttgctcaCTGCGCTGGGTCTAATTGTCAAGTTACTGGAGCGGTGCTCGGGCGGCCACAGGGCGCGTACGAGGGCGGGGAGCAGGGCGGCGCGCTGCGCGCACGCGGCGTCAGGCGGCCAAGCTTCTGGAACAACTCCCCAGCACGACGAGCGGCCTCAGGGAGTGCTGGGGCGTGGCCGGACGGCCACGCGGTGGGAGGAACTGGGCACTGGGGTTCCCGCGGGACAGTTCCCGGGCGCTGACTGTTCCCTACCCCGAGGCTCCCAAAGGAGCCAGCTAAGGAACGCAGCCCAGCCCCGGCACGCTGGACTCGGCGGGGGACTCCGCCCCCCGTCGCCCGTTACAGTGCGCTGTCGCCGGGCGCCCGCAAGCATGCGCGCCTCTCCCCTTCCGCGCCCTCTTTCGCGTACACTCCCGAATACGCTTGCGCCCCATCGGGACTATGGCTGGCCAGCGAGAGCAGTCCGTCCCCGAGACGGCCAATAGGCGCGCGGAACGGGCCCGCGGCCGGCCTCCCGGCTATTCGAGGTCCCGCCCACGTACCGCCCCCCACATCCCGCGGCTGCGCGCAGAGGGGCTGCCGACGGCCTGAGCCCAGGCTCTTTGGGCCGCGCTTCCCGGGGTGCGAGCAGCGGAGGGGTTTCCTTTCGCCTCCGGTTGAGGTTTTCTTGAGAGGTGGAGTGGGAAGGAAGTCTGTAAAAGTTATCCATTCCTTAGTCATTCGACAAATGTACACTGCGCACGGGaccagtgccaggcactgtgcggACACCCGCAATAAGGCACCCGGATAGGGCGCGGGGATAGGGTACAGGGATAGGGCGCCAGGGTAGACAGCGGGGATAGCGCGTAGGGACAGGGCGCCAGGGAGGCCGGGGATAGGGAACAGGGATAGGGCGTGGGGATAGGTCTTTGGCGATAGGGCACCAGGGATAGAGTGCGGGGATAGGGTGCAGATAGGGCACCGGGGATAGGGAGTGGGCATAGGGCCTCAGGACAGGGGGCTGCGATAAGGTACCAGGGCATCAGGCCCAGGGGATAGGGCGGGGCACCAGACACACCCTATTGTGCCTACCCTATTGTGCTTACCCTGGGACACAGCAATTACAGTGGGACACATTGGTACAGTTAAGTCCAACGGTGGTGAGCTACACAAAAGACGTAAAGGCTGTGATCTCGTGTTACAGGAGGGGTGTGGGAGCTTGCGTGGAGAgagaatttctaagaaaatggCATATGAGCAGAGTTCTGAAAGAGAGATGAACAGGCATAAAGGAGGCCAACCGGAGGAGAAGAGTGTTGCATGCTGAAGGAAGAGCCTGCAGGAGGGACTTAGAACAAAGGGGAGGAGGCTGGTCTCTCTGCCTTGGCACCTGCCCCTTATAGTCTGATTTCTACACAGCAGccaaagtgatcttttaaaaatataaatctaggggcgcctgggtggcgcagtcggttaagcgtccgacttcagccaggtcacgatctcgcggtccgtgagttcgagccccgcgtcaggctctgggctgatgtctcggagcctggagcctgtttccgattctgtgtctccctctctctctgcccgtcccctgttcatgctctgtctctctctgtcccaaaaataaataaaaaacgttgaaaaaaaattttttttaaaaataaaaatataaatctaatcTTGTCACTTCCCTGCACCAAACTCTCCAGTGAATTTCCATCTTAGAACAAAAGTTGGACTCATTATTGTGGCCACTGAGGCCCTACAAAATCTGGAGCCAACCAGACTCACTGGttctcactctccccctcacTGGTTCTGACCAGCCCACTCTAGCTTTTATTTTGCTTCGTAATTCTTATGGTCACCCGAaaccttctgtttttctccctcccaccctcacttGAATATGAGCTCCGTAGGGCCAGGGACTTCATCATCCTCCTCATTGCCATATCCCCAGGCtcgagaacagtgcctggcacctagcagATACTTAGTTATTTGTTGCGTGTGTGAATTGGGGAGCCCATGGCAAGGACGCCTAACCCGGGCAGAGGTGTCAGGAGGATGGTTCTGATGGCAGTGACGTTAATGCTCAGGCCTCAGTGATGGAAAAGAGtagttactcattttttttttttcaagagaggagaaaaagaaagaatgcatggccagagggagagcaggggcaAGATGAAGTATGGCCGGTTAGAGGAAGTGTGGTTGGGGCATAAGGTGCAAGTGGAGAGGTGAGAAAGGAGGGGGAGCAAGGGCCAGGCCCCATAACCCCTCTTAAGGGCAGAGTGGAGCCATGGAAGGAtctaaggaaggagagagagtggaagcTTCAGAATTTGTGTTTTGGTTAGAACATCCAGTTCTCAGAGAATGGATTATAAGAGAAAAGTGGAGGTTAGGAGACCACGAGAGAGACGTTTCAGTAGTTTAGAGGAGAAATAATGGGGGTAagggtacagagagagaacagagtcgAAGATGAGCCCCAGGTTCTGGGAGGAAGGGGTTCCATTCCTGGGGAAAGAAAgcacaggaggaagagcagagttGGCTGCAGGGCACAGTGACCTCGTGATTGTCCTGCTGATGGCGTCTGTGAGACACCCAGAGGGAAGGTCTGGAGGGCAGAGTCCCGTCACAGAGTCAATCCCAGGAGAAAGACTGGGATCGGAGGTGGAGATTTTGGAAGCAAAAGCAACTAGAAAGGAATCAAAGCCATGGGGTTGTCTCTTTGGAGACAGCATGACATATGAGGAGAGAAGGCCTAGACCAGACCCCCGAAAGGGACACCTAGACAGAAAGAGGGGTGCTGCCTACAAAAGAGAAGGAGCAGCCAAAGGAGTGGGGGGACATCCGAACGTGGAGTAGAGGTTGGAGTTGTGAAAACAGGAGCAGGCTTCCGGAAGGGGGTAAGTCCTGTGTCGACTGAGGTGAAGAGTCAAGTCAAAGAAGGGCCGAACGCTACCCATGGGACTTAGCAACAGAGACACCATTAGTGACCTTGGCAGAAGCAGgtctggagcagagagagggtcCAGAGCAGGCCCGCGGAACGCAGGAAGTGTGAGAGGCGTGTAGCAACTCGTTCAGGAAGTCTGGCCACAAATAACCCCATCGCGTGCATTGCCCCGTGAAATCCTCGTCACAGCCGCCAAGGCAACAGGAGATGAGGAAATTCGGCCTCTCAGAAGTCAGGTCGCTCCCCAGTGTCTCACATCTGGTGAGTGACTGAGTGAGGCTTCCGGTCCTGAGCAGGCTCCCCGGGGTCCCGGCTCAAATGCCCTTCCATCTTGGCGCTCTTTAAGGgacaggggcacccgggggcaGCGGAGGGAGACTTAAGCGTTTCGGACACAAGACGCCTCGGACTGTCCCTGGAGGGAAGACAGGCTGAGCAGCAATAAAGTACTGATTCCGCCCTGAGGTTTCCATGGAACTTTCCAGTCCACAGACATTTTTGTCTTCCGTGAGCCTCATCACAACCTTGCACGAGAGGCTCGGAACAGTAGGGAATGTGCGGGCAGGTTCGCTGGTGTTCGCTGTTTGAACCCCTCCTCCCTGAAGCCTTGACCGCATCTCTCTGTTGGGCCTTCCTCGAAGTCTGACCCCCGCGTTCAGTTAGTCCCCCTCGGCCTGCGCGGTGGGGTCAGCGCTGCGGTGCTGGCTCAGCCAGACTATTTTTGTCCTTCTGCTTGTCGCTTATATTTAGCTCCCAGTCACCTTCTCTGGTGCTCAGCTAAGTCTTTTAAAAGTGCTGTGCAAAGGGGACAGAGGGATGCGTCCGCGGCCACCTCGTGCGCCCCTCGTGGCCGCTGCCAGCAGGCCGGCGTGCGGGCGGGGACTCCCCCAGGGCCGCGGTCCTCAGTCGCCCCCTAGGGGGCGTTCGCAAAATCTGTGTCTTTTGCGCGGTCCCGGTCGGGAGGCGGTCAGAGGTGTCGGCGGTgcgagggcaggaagggcagacgAGCCAGATGGCTCAGG
Above is a window of Neofelis nebulosa isolate mNeoNeb1 chromosome 15, mNeoNeb1.pri, whole genome shotgun sequence DNA encoding:
- the ENTREP3 gene encoding protein ENTREP3 isoform X1 gives rise to the protein MMPSPSDSSRSLTSRPSTRGLTHLRLHRPWLQALLTLGLAQVLLGILVVTFSMVASSVTTTESIKRSCPSWAGFSLAFSGVVGVVSWKRPFTLVVSFFSLLSVLCVMLSMAGSVLSCKNAQLARDFQDCSMEGKVCVCCPSIPLLRPCPESGQELKVAPNSTCDEARGALKNLLFSVCGLTVCAAIICTLSAIVCCIQIFSLDLVHTQLAPERSASGPLGSLGCTSSPPAPLLHTMLDLEEFVPPVPPPPYYPPEYTCSSETDAQSITYNGSMDSPVPLYPTDCPPSYEAVMGLRGDSQATLFDPQFHDGSCICERVASIVDVSMDSGSLALSAIGDLPGGSSPSEDSCLLELQGSVRSVDYVLFRSIQRSRAGYCLSLDCGLRGPFEDSPLPRRPPRAARSYSCSAPEAPPPLGAPTAARSCHRLEGWPPWVGPCFPELRRRVPRGGGRPGAAAAPPPRAPTRRFSDSSGSLTPPGHRPPNPAPPPPLLLPRSHSDPGITTSSDTADFRDLYTKVLEEEAASVSSADTGLCSEACLFRLARCPSPKLLRARSAEKRRPVPTFRKVPLPSGPAPAHSLGDLKSSWPGRGLVTRFFQMSKKAPDPSGNGAHGLKQAPHSPWGRPGRESLHLRSCGDLSSGSSLRRLLSARRLERATRPHSLSLNGGSRETGL
- the ENTREP3 gene encoding protein ENTREP3 isoform X2 gives rise to the protein MMPSPSDSSRSLTSRPSTRGLTHLRLHRPWLQALLTLGLAQVLLGILVVTFSMVASSVTTTESIKRSCPSWAGFSLAFSGVVGVVSWKRPFTLVVSFFSLLSVLCVMLSMAGSVLSCKNAQLARDFQDCSMEGKVCVCCPSIPLLRPCPESGQELKVAPNSTCDEARGALKNLLFSVCGLTVCAAIICTLSAIVCCIQIFSLDLVHTLAPERSASGPLGSLGCTSSPPAPLLHTMLDLEEFVPPVPPPPYYPPEYTCSSETDAQSITYNGSMDSPVPLYPTDCPPSYEAVMGLRGDSQATLFDPQFHDGSCICERVASIVDVSMDSGSLALSAIGDLPGGSSPSEDSCLLELQGSVRSVDYVLFRSIQRSRAGYCLSLDCGLRGPFEDSPLPRRPPRAARSYSCSAPEAPPPLGAPTAARSCHRLEGWPPWVGPCFPELRRRVPRGGGRPGAAAAPPPRAPTRRFSDSSGSLTPPGHRPPNPAPPPPLLLPRSHSDPGITTSSDTADFRDLYTKVLEEEAASVSSADTGLCSEACLFRLARCPSPKLLRARSAEKRRPVPTFRKVPLPSGPAPAHSLGDLKSSWPGRGLVTRFFQMSKKAPDPSGNGAHGLKQAPHSPWGRPGRESLHLRSCGDLSSGSSLRRLLSARRLERATRPHSLSLNGGSRETGL